A section of the Virgibacillus sp. NKC19-3 genome encodes:
- a CDS encoding 3-keto-5-aminohexanoate cleavage protein: MNKNVIISCAVTGAGDTTEKSSHVPITPKEIADAAIKAARAGATIAHVHVRDPKTGKLSHDVNLFKEVVERIREADTDVIINITAGGGGDWVPSDVDPTAGGAGTDIQTPKERHEPVGLLLPEMCTLDCGSVNFGDQLYVSPSNWLREQASLIQESGVKPELECFDTGHIRFANQLAAEGLIDGDPLFQFCLGIPWGADADAETLSYMRTRIPENANWAAFGIGRMQMPMVAESVLQGGNARVGLEDNLYLKKGQLATNEQLVDKAVGIVQSLGSDIMSPADARTHLNLQNPNGKAN; the protein is encoded by the coding sequence ATGAATAAAAATGTGATTATTTCATGTGCGGTAACAGGTGCGGGAGATACGACAGAAAAGAGTTCGCATGTTCCGATAACCCCGAAGGAAATTGCAGATGCAGCAATTAAAGCAGCGCGAGCAGGTGCAACGATTGCTCATGTGCATGTACGCGATCCAAAAACAGGAAAATTAAGTCATGACGTGAACCTATTTAAAGAAGTAGTGGAGCGTATCCGGGAGGCAGATACGGATGTTATTATAAATATTACAGCCGGCGGTGGCGGTGATTGGGTGCCAAGCGATGTGGATCCGACAGCGGGTGGTGCAGGTACAGATATACAAACACCAAAAGAGAGACATGAGCCTGTCGGATTACTACTTCCGGAAATGTGCACATTGGATTGTGGTAGTGTGAATTTTGGCGATCAATTGTATGTAAGCCCGAGCAATTGGTTACGTGAACAAGCCAGTCTTATTCAAGAAAGTGGTGTCAAACCAGAGCTGGAATGCTTTGACACCGGGCATATCCGTTTTGCCAATCAATTGGCTGCAGAAGGTCTTATTGACGGAGACCCACTCTTTCAATTCTGCTTAGGAATCCCGTGGGGAGCGGATGCTGATGCCGAAACCTTGAGCTATATGCGGACACGTATCCCGGAAAACGCGAATTGGGCTGCGTTTGGAATTGGGCGGATGCAAATGCCGATGGTGGCAGAATCTGTGCTTCAAGGTGGTAATGCGCGTGTCGGTTTAGAAGATAATCTTTATTTGAAGAAAGGCCAACTTGCTACCAATGAGCAATTGGTTGATAAGGCAGTAGGTATTGTGCAAAGCCTTGGTTCAGATATTATGTCACCAGCAGATGCACGTACGCATTTAAATTTACAGAACCCAAATGGAAAGGCGAATTAA